The following proteins are encoded in a genomic region of Betaproteobacteria bacterium:
- a CDS encoding right-handed parallel beta-helix repeat-containing protein, translated as MGVAVCGCGRCDVEGLVFRGGQHGIGAANGADSDGVVLNDIVAIGNSHSGVAMDTSNDAWTVVGSRFESNSSYGLWSRSMDAVFEGNTFVGNGEGLHSAGVRTRIVGNEAFANNSWGFSVGGSGGVANRVLVEDNVAVGNRHGIALSGNAVLGSGNRTWSNNFNGLGVYDAAVAQWNDVWNNGHGVDASNATVRENVVYGNRGDGIGQWSSRIESNRVYDNAGIGINGVYGW; from the coding sequence GTGGGCGTTGCAGTTTGCGGGTGCGGACGATGTGACGTTGAGGGGTTGGTATTCCGGGGCGGGCAGCACGGGATCGGGGCGGCGAATGGAGCGGACTCCGACGGGGTGGTGCTGAACGACATTGTGGCGATTGGCAACAGCCATTCGGGCGTGGCGATGGACACGTCGAACGATGCGTGGACGGTGGTGGGGTCGAGGTTCGAGAGCAATTCGTCGTATGGGCTTTGGTCACGGTCGATGGATGCGGTGTTCGAGGGCAACACCTTCGTTGGTAATGGCGAAGGGTTGCACAGCGCGGGGGTGCGCACGCGCATCGTGGGCAACGAGGCGTTTGCGAACAACAGCTGGGGTTTCAGTGTTGGTGGAAGCGGTGGCGTGGCCAACCGGGTGCTGGTGGAAGACAACGTGGCCGTGGGGAACCGCCATGGAATCGCGTTGAGTGGCAATGCGGTTCTGGGGAGTGGCAACCGGACCTGGAGCAACAACTTCAATGGTCTGGGGGTATACGACGCAGCGGTGGCGCAGTGGAACGACGTGTGGAACAACGGTCATGGGGTGGACGCCAGCAATGCGACGGTGCGCGAGAACGTCGTCTACGGAAATCGTGGTGACGGGATCGGGCAGTGGAGTTCGAGGATCGAGTCGAACCGGGTGTACGACAACGCCGGGATAGGGATCAACGGGGTGTACGGGTGGTGA